The Moorena producens PAL-8-15-08-1 genomic interval CCTGAAGAGTCAGACAACGGCACTACAGTGGAATGGGCTAATCCCCACATTAGGATTGGTAGGGTAACCACGAAGCCAACTAGTGGACCAGCAATGCCTATATCAAATAAGGCTTTACGGTTAGGAACAGGAGAGCGTATATGAATAAATGCTCCCAATGTTCCCAAGAATAAAAAGGGTATCGGGATAAAGTACGGCAGAGTTGTACGCACCTTGTAAACCATTGCGGCAAAATAATGACCGAGTTCATGAATGCTGAGAATTGCCATTAAGGCCACGGCATAGGGCAATCCTTGCAGTAAAAGCGCTGGGTCAGTAAGGGGATTTTCCGACACCCCAGCTATCTGAGTTCCCATCCAGGTGGTGGTAAACAAGGTAATCACCATCAGCCCCAATGCTAAACCAGGTCGCGTTAATGATTGAGACCCCCTGTAAGGTTTGGTTGATTTTTTGGTATTGGGCACTAGAGCAAAGAAGGGTTTGCCGCTAAAGCTTTCTTGAAAGACTACGAAAAAGCGATCGCCAAACTCGGCTTCTATATTTGACCGCACGGTACGGTAGGCTTGCTCTGGGTTAGTGCGGAGTTTGCCGCGACACAACACCACTTGAGGTCGGTACTCAATATTCTGGAGATAGTAGATTCCCCAGGGAAAACAATTTCTGAGGTCTTTTTCTTCTTCTTTAGTTATAGGACGAAGGCTTGACTTTTCAGTTGCCGATGAAATTTTGGCGACCGGGTCTGAGGTAGTTGTTTTAGTAGGATTCTCTTTGGTCATGGTTGAATTGGGATCTGAGCGTCCCCATTGAATCAGCAGCCAGTACAATGGCAAGCAAATGACAAATGGACCGAGCAATAGGGCTGGTGGTATTGGTGTGTTCTCACCATTGAACAGAGTCCAACCAATCCAGACTAGTGGTGGAGTCATCATTACCAGCCACAGTAACCAGACTGGTGTCCGAGTGAGGCTAGCAACGCTTCGCTGGATAACGAAGTAAGTGATCACAGCGAGTAAAATAAATGGGAGTAGCCAGAGTTCCATGATGAAAGATCACACCGTCTACTAAAAACTACAATTAAACTACAAGCATTGTGCAACCCGATACTCCAGCAAAAGGCGATTTTAATGTTACGCCAAGCGCATCTTCTAATCAGCAACCTGCTGCATCCAAGCCACCACGCCTTGTTCTAGATACCATTTTTGCTTTTCCACCCAATCGAGATACGTTAGGTGGTACGGCTTATATTATTGTAGGAAATTCCTTCAACCTATTGATTGATTGTCCTGCCTGGAATGAGACTAACCAACAATTTTTGCGTGAGCAAGGGGGAGTCTCATTACTGTTTATTACCCATCGCGGTGGTATTGGTAAAGCAAAGGAAATTCAGGAGAGTATGGGATGCCAAGTCCTGATTCAAGAACAAGAGGCTTACTTACTGCCGGGATTGGACGTAGTTACATTTCACCAGGAGTTGACTATAAATCCCTGCTGCTACGTGATTTGGACTCCTGGTCACTCTCCTGGTTCTTCTTGTCTTTACTACACTGGTGCCGGGGGTGTGCTATTTTCTGGGCGTCATTTGCTTCCTAGTAAACAAGGAGAACTGTTGCCCCTGCGAACCCCGAAAACATTTCATTGGCCAAGACAGATTCGGAATGTGCAATCTTTGCTTAAGGGTTTTACCCCAGAGACTCTTCAATTTATCTGTCCTGGTGCCAATACTGGTTTTTTGCGAGGCAAAGGGGTGATTGACCAAGCTACAGAGCGTTTATCAGAAGTGAGCGCGAAGTTGAAAAACCCAGAAGAGTTATATATCTGACGCCCTGACGGCCTGATGCTCTGAGGCCATTATGTAATGACCACCTAACTTGCCTTAGCTAGAAAAGTATCAGAACTCAACAACTTGATTGCTTCCTGATACTGAGTATCTGCTTTCGTTCCCACTTGGCTCATAGTAATTGCTTCTAAGGGCACCTCCAAGTCTGGCTCAATCCCTAATTTATTAATATCCCGGTGATTGGGGGTCTCGTACTTGGCAACGGTAACTGCTAATCCTGACCCATCGATTAGTTCAAATAACGACTGAATTAACCCTTTGCCAAAGGTTTTTTCCCCTACTAGCTTTGCCCTACCATTGTCCTGTAAAGCCCCAGCTAGAATCTCACTAGCACTGGCGCTGCCTTGATTAACTAATACGACCAAGGGGTCTTGCGTAAGAGCGTC includes:
- a CDS encoding MBL fold metallo-hydrolase, with the protein product MQPDTPAKGDFNVTPSASSNQQPAASKPPRLVLDTIFAFPPNRDTLGGTAYIIVGNSFNLLIDCPAWNETNQQFLREQGGVSLLFITHRGGIGKAKEIQESMGCQVLIQEQEAYLLPGLDVVTFHQELTINPCCYVIWTPGHSPGSSCLYYTGAGGVLFSGRHLLPSKQGELLPLRTPKTFHWPRQIRNVQSLLKGFTPETLQFICPGANTGFLRGKGVIDQATERLSEVSAKLKNPEELYI
- a CDS encoding site-2 protease family protein, with the translated sequence MELWLLPFILLAVITYFVIQRSVASLTRTPVWLLWLVMMTPPLVWIGWTLFNGENTPIPPALLLGPFVICLPLYWLLIQWGRSDPNSTMTKENPTKTTTSDPVAKISSATEKSSLRPITKEEEKDLRNCFPWGIYYLQNIEYRPQVVLCRGKLRTNPEQAYRTVRSNIEAEFGDRFFVVFQESFSGKPFFALVPNTKKSTKPYRGSQSLTRPGLALGLMVITLFTTTWMGTQIAGVSENPLTDPALLLQGLPYAVALMAILSIHELGHYFAAMVYKVRTTLPYFIPIPFLFLGTLGAFIHIRSPVPNRKALFDIGIAGPLVGFVVTLPILMWGLAHSTVVPLSDSSGILNLESLNPRFSLLLSLLSKWALGSEFVSNTAINLHPVAVAGYVGLVVTAFNLMPVGQLDGGHIVHAMLGQRTGMTIGQITRLLMMLLVFIQPELLLWAIILLFMPVADEPALNDVSELDNWRDLCGIIALLILVSIILPVPGTITQLLTI